A single region of the Paraburkholderia sprentiae WSM5005 genome encodes:
- a CDS encoding phytanoyl-CoA dioxygenase family protein: MSLHSKKEQIHALREHGFVVVPGLVSPERCEELKRIAQRQLQEAAAPIEFEADLQYPGAPSSKDAPGGHTVRRLLDAYGRHPAFAQWATAPEIRGWMELYFGEEPRLSRAHHNCMMTKHPAYGSLTGWHRDVRYWSFERDDLVSVWLAVGPETVDNGALWFVPQSHGAAFTSDRFDEAKFFRADLAENEAAIRTAVSPELKTGDVVFFHCNTLHSAGKNLSDQVKFSLVFTYHGVSNVPLPGTRSAARPDIAF; this comes from the coding sequence ATGTCACTCCATTCGAAGAAAGAGCAGATTCACGCGTTGCGCGAGCACGGTTTTGTCGTCGTGCCCGGACTCGTGTCACCCGAGCGTTGCGAGGAACTGAAGCGGATCGCGCAGCGGCAGCTACAGGAAGCCGCGGCGCCGATCGAATTCGAAGCGGATCTGCAGTATCCTGGCGCGCCGTCGTCGAAGGATGCGCCGGGCGGACACACGGTGCGGCGTCTCCTCGACGCGTACGGTCGTCACCCGGCGTTTGCGCAATGGGCGACCGCCCCGGAAATCCGTGGCTGGATGGAGCTGTATTTTGGCGAGGAGCCGCGTCTGTCGCGCGCGCATCACAACTGCATGATGACCAAGCACCCCGCGTACGGCAGCCTCACCGGCTGGCATCGCGACGTGCGCTACTGGTCGTTCGAGCGCGACGATCTTGTCTCGGTGTGGCTCGCGGTCGGCCCCGAAACCGTCGATAACGGCGCGCTGTGGTTCGTGCCGCAATCGCACGGCGCCGCCTTCACGTCCGACCGTTTCGACGAAGCGAAATTCTTCCGCGCGGATCTGGCGGAAAACGAGGCCGCCATCCGCACCGCGGTGTCCCCCGAGCTGAAAACCGGCGACGTGGTGTTCTTCCATTGCAACACGCTGCACTCAGCCGGCAAGAATCTCAGCGATCAGGTGAAGTTCTCGCTGGTGTTCACCTATCACGGGGTGAGCAACGTGCCGCTGCCCGGCACGCGCTCCGCCGCCAGGCCCGACATCGCGTTTTAG
- a CDS encoding DUF3185 family protein, which translates to MTKAISIALIVGGIVLLYFGGQAFNSVSSDVSRFFTGSPSNKAIMLIVAGVVATLAGLTGIALSGRKR; encoded by the coding sequence ATGACGAAAGCGATTTCGATCGCGCTGATTGTCGGCGGTATCGTGCTGCTGTATTTCGGCGGGCAGGCATTCAATTCGGTGAGCAGCGACGTGTCGCGCTTCTTCACCGGTTCGCCGAGCAACAAGGCGATCATGCTGATCGTCGCGGGTGTGGTGGCGACGCTCGCCGGGCTGACGGGAATCGCATTGTCGGGGCGCAAGCGCTGA